In Spirochaeta lutea, the genomic stretch ACCGGTATGGCCAACAATGGCGCAGGTCTGGCCCGGCTGGATATGAAAGCTCATACCGCGGATAATGGGCTCATGCTCTTTGTAATAAAAATGCACGTCCCTGAACTCAACCTCACCCTGTAAATGAAAATTCCGAAGAGCCCCGGGCACATCATCCACCGTCGGTTGTTCCTGGAGGATCTCAAAGATGCGCTTCCCCGAAACCGCGGCCTTGCTGAGTTGGTTAAGCATATTGCTGATTTTTTGCATGGGCTGAAATAGTCTGGTTACGTAACTGAGAAACGCTACGATGACACCGATGGAAATCATCTCATAATGCAGCAGTACCCCCCCGCCAATGATCACGAGTCCCTGACTAAAGGTATTGAGGGTAGCAACGGATTGCCAGAACCAGGCATGGAGGGGGTAAAATGTCCTGCTTTGCTCGTAGTATGCGGTATTCATTTCCTTAAATCTTCTGATGTTCTTGTCTTCCCTGGCAAAGGCCCGACTCACCTGAATACCCGATAGCGATTCATTCAGATAACTATTAACCGTGGAGAGGTTTTTTTGAATCCCTTCAGCCGATGCGACAATCCGGTTCCTTAGAACAAAAACGATGAGGGAAAGTACGGGAATCACAACCAGTAACGACAGGCTGAGCCATGGGTTCAAGAAAATCATTGCAACTACGAGTCCGACAATCATCAAGCTGTCCACAAGAATTGAATCCAGCCCCTGCATGAGCAGTTCTTCCAATACCAGCACATCGTTGGTAACCCTGGTCATGAGGTTTCCCGCTTTGTTTTTGTCGAAGTACGGAATAGACAGGTATTGCAACCGACCGAACAGGTCCCGGCGCAGGTCATAGAGGACAGAATTTCCGATTTTCATCATCATAACTCCCTGCACTCGGAAACCGACAAACTGCAGGATCCCCGTAAGGGCAATCCCACCGGAAAACAGGAGCAGCATCTGCATATCCCCGGGGAGGATACCTCGGTCTATACCCTGTTGGACGAGAATCGGAAGGATGATCATGGTACCTACGTTCAGCAGAGCAAAGAAGTACATCACGGTAATCTTCATTCCATAGGGCTTGAGGTAGGCGGTGAATTTCTTCAGAAACCTTGCAGTGCCATTCGGCGGTTTAGCCTGGGATGGTTTCTTCATGTTACGACCTCCCCGTCATCGAGTCTTCGCCGATGGAACCGAACATCATCTGGGTTTCATAGGTCGATCGGTAGAGAGGACTCTTTTTAAGGAGATCATCATGGGCTTCCATGTGATGCAGCCTTCCCTCGTGGAGCAGAATTATCCGGTCAGCCAGACGCAGGGTAGAAATTCTCTGAGCGATGATCAGGGTTGTCCGCCCGGCCATGAGATTTCTGAGCTCCTCCTGTATTTCCACCTCGGTTTTACTGTCCAAGCTCGATGTACAATCATCAAGGATCAGCAATTGGGGATTTTTAAGCAAGGCCCGGGCGATGGCTAATCGTTGACGCTGACCACCCGAAAGTCCCACTCCAAATTCACCCACCATATTATGGTAGCCCTCGGGCAGACCTTGGATAAAATCATGGATCCGTGCCGCCCGGGCGGCTTGCACAATTTCTTCCATGCTCGCCTCGGGTTTTCCATAAGCGATATTCTCCAGGATGGTGGTGGAAAATAAAAAGCTTTCCTGAAGCACCATCCCGATACGGGACCGCAGATACTCCAGATCCCAGTCTTTCAGGGGCACCCCATCTAGGAGGATTTCCCCCGAATCTGGCTCGTAAAACCGGGGAACCAGGGATATGAGGGAACTCTTGCCCGAACCGGTGAGCCCGAAAATCGCCACCCGCTCACCAGGCTTTATGGTAAAGCTCAGGTCATCCAGCACCTTGGAGGATTGGGGATAGGAGAAAGACACATTCCTGAACTCAAAGGCCCCGGCAATAGCTCCCCTATGCCGTCCTGAGTTTTCCTGGCGTTGATCCGATTGGGAGAGAACCTCATGGATCCTCCGGGAGGCACCGGAGGCCAAACTTAAAAGACTCGTGTTGAAGGCGAGTATGAATACGGGAAACCCCATAATTGACAGGTAGGTAATAAATCCGAGAAGGGTTCCCAGGGTTGTATTGCCCGTGCCCTGGATTACCTGGATTCCTCCGTAGAGAACGATAACCAATGTGCCCAGGGTATTGGTCAGGATGAGCAAGGGATTCAATCTCGCCTGCAGATCGGCCACCTTCATTCCGGCTTCTTTTAGGCTGGTATTTTCCTCATCAAACTCAGCGATCTGCGTATCTTCCATCCCCAAGGCCTTCACGATCCTAATACCGCGTAAATTCTGCTGGAGAAAGCTGCTCAGAGCACCGGTTTGGCGGTGTTTCCTATCCACAGCCGTATTCATCTTTTTGCTGAAGTACACCACCATAAGGAAGATCATGGGAATAAATATGTAAACCATGAGTGCCAGGCGCCAGTTTTGGATGAGCATGAGAACCAGAACGGTTGCGGAGATAAGAACGATACGAACACGGTGTTCAATGCCGAATGAAAAAAAGTTTCTAATCATCTGCACATCATTACTCACCCTGGACATGAGATCACCGGTGCGTGCAGTATCGTAAAAGGGAGCCTGCAAATGCTGCAGTTTCTCAAAGAGTTCATTCCTGATGTCCCTGACAACCCTCTCGGCGACGTACCAGAATGTGCGGATCATCAAATGCGCCATAATCCCCCGAAGAACAGCAACCAGGAGAATCAACCCGCCGAAGAGGAATAATCGCGGCAGATTTTCCTCCCTGCCCAGGGTGGGGAATACATGGTCGGTGATGTACTGAATGAGAATAGGCAGGGTGTAGGCGAACACATCAACAAGAACCATACACAAGATCGCGGCAGCTAAGGAAAATGAGTACCGCTGCACTATGTGTTTAAAGGGAGAGATTATCCCGCGAATCCCATTAAAATCTCCTTGCCTCACCAGACTCTCCTCTTTTTACATTCAATGCTAAGCCGAAGGTAATGATAGTTATTGGTAGTGTACAAAGGGTTGTAAGCCCTCATGCCGGCAACCCTACCCCGGGCTGTTCCCCCTACTGCCCAGCAGCGCCGGGGTCTATCAAGTCTATAAGCAGCCTATCGGCACTGTCAATGAGGATGGACCTTTACCCCAAACACCGGCACTGGCCAGATTATAACCCTTCCTGCCTAAAAAAAGAAACCGGTTTCTATAAAAATGCTTGCGGTTTTCCAGAAGTGGCTGTATGGTGAAAATATCCTAGTCAACACCCATATAAGGAGGATTTTATGCGTGTTTCAACAAAAATTACCGGTGTATTTGCAATAATCTTTTTTCTTTCAATCATTGCAACCGGTTGCGTTACTGCTCAAAAAAATGAGCAAGGATCTGATGGAGGTGATACACCTGCCCGAATTGAATTCGAACAGGGCATCATTGAGGGTAACATCTTGGTGAATAGCCAACCGGATAATGAAGCAGATGGAACCATTGAACCTGCCAGCGGCGATTCACTGTACATGACCGATAGCGGAACCATCACTGTAACAGCGAATGTCCCAGCCGCAGGAGACTATGTCGTTAAGATTTACTACGCCCTCCCCACGAGCTACGGCGACAAGGAAAACAATGTAATGGTTAACGACACCGACCTGGGACCCCAAAAATTTCCAGCAACGGGTGGTAAGTGGACGGCAAAATGGATTCAGGCTACCCTCCAGGAAGGAGACAATACCATTAGCATCAGCCATAACTGGGGTTACACATGGTTCGATTATCTTACCGTCGAGGCCCTGTTTTAGGAATAGATATACGACTCGTCCGGGCACCGGAGGTCTCGTGATCTCGATGTTCTGCAAGAGTATTCAAGCCGGGGTATGTAGAATGTCCTTATGCATTCCCGGCCTATTCATGAAATTGAGGGTTTGAGGTGGGGTGACGATGTAACCCTGGTTGTTCCCAAGGCTGTCCCAGAGATCGGCCCGAAGAGAATACTCTGCGCTTCTGGTAGGTGTATCTTGCTTTCCATGCCGGCAGGGGGCTCCAGTCCCCCTACCCTGGCAAAGGCCTGCTGCGAACAGCCCCATCATGCAGAACCATGGCGCCATCCTCCCGGATCACTCTCCTGGAGACAGACTGGCTAGCTTAGG encodes the following:
- a CDS encoding CBM35 domain-containing protein; translated protein: MRVSTKITGVFAIIFFLSIIATGCVTAQKNEQGSDGGDTPARIEFEQGIIEGNILVNSQPDNEADGTIEPASGDSLYMTDSGTITVTANVPAAGDYVVKIYYALPTSYGDKENNVMVNDTDLGPQKFPATGGKWTAKWIQATLQEGDNTISISHNWGYTWFDYLTVEALF
- a CDS encoding ABC transporter ATP-binding protein, whose protein sequence is MKKPSQAKPPNGTARFLKKFTAYLKPYGMKITVMYFFALLNVGTMIILPILVQQGIDRGILPGDMQMLLLFSGGIALTGILQFVGFRVQGVMMMKIGNSVLYDLRRDLFGRLQYLSIPYFDKNKAGNLMTRVTNDVLVLEELLMQGLDSILVDSLMIVGLVVAMIFLNPWLSLSLLVVIPVLSLIVFVLRNRIVASAEGIQKNLSTVNSYLNESLSGIQVSRAFAREDKNIRRFKEMNTAYYEQSRTFYPLHAWFWQSVATLNTFSQGLVIIGGGVLLHYEMISIGVIVAFLSYVTRLFQPMQKISNMLNQLSKAAVSGKRIFEILQEQPTVDDVPGALRNFHLQGEVEFRDVHFYYKEHEPIIRGMSFHIQPGQTCAIVGHTGSGKSTMVNLVNRFYDVQQGSVLIDQRDVRAYAQGEMRSQMSVVMQEPQIFSGTVSDNIRFGKPEAGDDEVSRVARTLGIHDMIESFPNGYDTELGQDGGNISLGQKQLLAFARALIRNPAILILDEASAYLDTETEGVIQEALRTLMRGRTSFVIAHRLSTIRTADIILVIQNGKIVERGNHGQLLALGGVYAELLKQHPV
- a CDS encoding ABC transporter ATP-binding protein; the encoded protein is MRQGDFNGIRGIISPFKHIVQRYSFSLAAAILCMVLVDVFAYTLPILIQYITDHVFPTLGREENLPRLFLFGGLILLVAVLRGIMAHLMIRTFWYVAERVVRDIRNELFEKLQHLQAPFYDTARTGDLMSRVSNDVQMIRNFFSFGIEHRVRIVLISATVLVLMLIQNWRLALMVYIFIPMIFLMVVYFSKKMNTAVDRKHRQTGALSSFLQQNLRGIRIVKALGMEDTQIAEFDEENTSLKEAGMKVADLQARLNPLLILTNTLGTLVIVLYGGIQVIQGTGNTTLGTLLGFITYLSIMGFPVFILAFNTSLLSLASGASRRIHEVLSQSDQRQENSGRHRGAIAGAFEFRNVSFSYPQSSKVLDDLSFTIKPGERVAIFGLTGSGKSSLISLVPRFYEPDSGEILLDGVPLKDWDLEYLRSRIGMVLQESFLFSTTILENIAYGKPEASMEEIVQAARAARIHDFIQGLPEGYHNMVGEFGVGLSGGQRQRLAIARALLKNPQLLILDDCTSSLDSKTEVEIQEELRNLMAGRTTLIIAQRISTLRLADRIILLHEGRLHHMEAHDDLLKKSPLYRSTYETQMMFGSIGEDSMTGRS